The Bacteroidales bacterium genomic interval CTCCTCTCTACCTGGTGAAAAAAGGAAACAATGAACAATATTGCTGGACCGAAGAACAACGCCAGGCTATTGTCAATGAAATCTCAAAGGATGGATCTGATAAAGGAATCCGTATTCAACGATATAAAGGTCTTGGAGAAATGAATGCCGAACAACTCTGGAGTACTACGATGAACCCGGAATTCCGCACCCTTCGCCAGGTCACCATCGACAATGGTTCAGAAGCCGACCGCATCTTCAGCATGCTTATGGGTGACGAAGTACCCCCTCGTCGTGAATTCATTGAGAAGAATGCCAAGTACGCCAATATTGATATTTAGGCACAGCTGCCTCCTTAAAGAAAAAGCCTGCTTTCATTCAGCAGGCTTTTTCTTTTTTACCAAAAGACTATTTAAGTTTTAACGCTGTGTCAATAATTTCAGTCAGTACATCAAGGTTGATATCTTCCAGCTTATTGATATAAAGGCAACCTACACCTGTTTTATACTTGCCAAGCTTTTCCAGTAAGTAATCGAGTTCTTTGATAGTTAAAGACAGGTATAATGCCAGGTTCGCTTTACGTGGGGAGAAACCAATCAGTAGCCAATCCACTTCTCTGCCGGTATTGGGACTTTTATACCGTTTATTACCAAATCCGATGATGGAACTGCTCCATAATACAGGCTCCTCTCCAGTTGCTTTTTTCATCATTTCAAATAACACAAAGCTATCTTTTCGCTTTTG includes:
- a CDS encoding DUF1801 domain-containing protein, whose product is QKRKDSFVLFEMMKKATGEEPVLWSSSIIGFGNKRYKSPNTGREVDWLLIGFSPRKANLALYLSLTIKELDYLLEKLGKYKTGVGCLYINKLEDINLDVLTEIIDTALKLK